A stretch of the Alnus glutinosa chromosome 6, dhAlnGlut1.1, whole genome shotgun sequence genome encodes the following:
- the LOC133871983 gene encoding uncharacterized protein LOC133871983: MAEDPSTASSRSQPPSSSSSSSAQKSPSEDILTQSQVPIFSSFPACPNGDFQMFPVMYPALVPGLNNLQNQEQINRGSGIYAVPVFSCMGHVTGFPSNTLVPLTYNIPTRQSPEAGSVGEERGQAGQQQQPAPQRQVVVRRFQIAFQLDLLLILKLAAVIFLFNQDGSRQRLVVLVFFASLVYLYQTGALTPIVRWLSQGMQRAAAPPQRPAVRAENVPPAARQGVENVAVAEGPPGAQMENQPGGDGNQAVENENVGAAGGGNGANHWWGIVKEIQMIVFGFITSLLPGFHNID, from the exons ATGGCGGAAGACCCCTCTACGGCGTCGTCTCGATCTCAACCtccgtcttcttcttcttcttcttctgcgcAGAAATCTCCCTCCGAAGACATTCTGACGCAATCGCAG GTTCCAATATTCTCCAGTTTTCCAGCTTGCCCAAATGGTGATTTTCAGATGTTCCCAGTCATGTACCCTGCACTTGTTCCAGGCTTAAATAATTTACAAAATCAAGAACAGATAAATCGTGGATCAGGCATTTATGCTGTTCCGGTTTTCTCATGTATGGGGCATGTTACAGGATTTCCATCTAACACTCTTGTTCCTCTTACCTACAATATACCCAC TAGACAAAGTCCTGAGGCTGGGTCTGTGGGTGAAGAGCGTGGGCAAGCGGGCCAACAGCAACAACCTGCACCTCAAAGACAAGTTGTTGTAAGGAGGTTTCAAATTGCTTTTCAGCTTGATTTGTTGCTTATCCTAAAGCTGGCTGCAGTAATCTTTTTGTTCAACCAAGATGGATCAAGACAGAGGCTTGTTGTCCTTGTATTTTTTGCTTCACTTGTCTACTT GTACCAAACTGGAGCACTCACACCAATAGTACGATGGCTTTCACAAGGCATGCAGAGGGCAGCTGCGCCTCCCCAAAGACCTGCTGTCAGGGCTGAGAATGTTCCGCCTGCTGCAAGACAGGGAGTTGAGAATGTTGCTGTAGCAG AAGGTCCACCTGGAGCTCAGATGGAGAATCAGCCTGGGGGTGATGGAAATCAGGCAGTTGAGAATGAGAATGTGGGAGCAGCTGGTGGAGGCAATGGTGCTAATCACTGGTGGGGA